One genomic window of Brachionichthys hirsutus isolate HB-005 chromosome 22, CSIRO-AGI_Bhir_v1, whole genome shotgun sequence includes the following:
- the atp5f1c gene encoding ATP synthase subunit gamma, mitochondrial isoform X2 — protein MFARTSALVFSPRCGQVRNMVTLKDITIRLKSIKNIQKITKSMKMVAAAKYARAEKQLKPARVYGTGALALYEKADIKTPEDKATKHLIVGVTSDRGLCGAIHSGVAKAIKSQIATLTGAGKEVMVINVGDKLRGILHRTHGKHIIMNCKEVGRKPPSFGDASIVAAELLNSGYEFDQGTVIFNRFRSVISYKADRKPLYSTDAVANAESMSVYDDIDADVLKSYQEFALVNIIYLALRESSTSEQSARMTAMDSASKNASEMIDKLTLTFNRTRQAVITKELIEIISGAAAL, from the exons ATGTTCGCTAGGACCAGCGCGTTGGTGTTCTCCCCACGATG TGGGCAGGTGAGGAACATGGTTACCTTGAAGGACA TCACCATTCGGTTGAAGTCCATCAAGAACATCCAGAAAATCACCAAGTCCATGAAAATGGTGGCCGCTGCCAAGTACGCTCGTGCTGAGAAGCAGCTGAAGCCGGCCAGGGTCTACGGCACCGGCGCGCTCG CCCTGTACGAGAAGGCGGACATCAAGACGCCGGAGGACAAGGCCACCAAGCATTTGATAGTTGGCGTGACCTCAGACCGTGGACTCTGCGGTGCCATCCACTCGGGTGTGGCCAAGGCCATCAAGAGCCAGATCGCCACCCTCACGGGCGCCGGCAAGGAGGTCATGGTGATCAACGTGGGAGACAAGCTGAGAGGCATCCTGCATAG GACTCACGGAAAGCACATCATTATGAACTGCAAGGAAGTCGGCCGCAAGCCGCCGAGCTTCGGCGACGCCTCCATCGTCGCCGCCGAGCTGCTCAACTCTGGATACGAGTTTGACCAAGGCACCGTCATCTTCAACAGATTCAG GTCCGTGATCTCCTACAAGGCGGACAGGAAGCCTTTGTACTCCACGGACGCCGTTGCTAATGCAG AAAGCATGAGCGTCTACGACGACATCGACGCTGACGTGCTGAAGAGCTACCAGGAGTTCGCTCTGGTCAACATTATCTACCTGGCCCTGAGGGAGTCGTCCACCAGCGAGCAGAGCGCCAGGATGACCGCCATGGACAGCGCCAGCAAGAACGCCT ctGAGATGATCGACAAGCTGACCCTCACCTTCAACCGGACCAGACAGGCCGTCATCACCAAGGAGCTGATTGAGATCATCTCCGGAGCGGCTGCTCT ATAA
- the atp5f1c gene encoding ATP synthase subunit gamma, mitochondrial isoform X1 translates to MRSAACLTFIGVTMFARTSALVFSPRCGQVRNMVTLKDITIRLKSIKNIQKITKSMKMVAAAKYARAEKQLKPARVYGTGALALYEKADIKTPEDKATKHLIVGVTSDRGLCGAIHSGVAKAIKSQIATLTGAGKEVMVINVGDKLRGILHRTHGKHIIMNCKEVGRKPPSFGDASIVAAELLNSGYEFDQGTVIFNRFRSVISYKADRKPLYSTDAVANAESMSVYDDIDADVLKSYQEFALVNIIYLALRESSTSEQSARMTAMDSASKNASEMIDKLTLTFNRTRQAVITKELIEIISGAAAL, encoded by the exons atgcgcagtgcaGCGTGTCTGACCTTCATTGGTGTAACCATGTTCGCTAGGACCAGCGCGTTGGTGTTCTCCCCACGATG TGGGCAGGTGAGGAACATGGTTACCTTGAAGGACA TCACCATTCGGTTGAAGTCCATCAAGAACATCCAGAAAATCACCAAGTCCATGAAAATGGTGGCCGCTGCCAAGTACGCTCGTGCTGAGAAGCAGCTGAAGCCGGCCAGGGTCTACGGCACCGGCGCGCTCG CCCTGTACGAGAAGGCGGACATCAAGACGCCGGAGGACAAGGCCACCAAGCATTTGATAGTTGGCGTGACCTCAGACCGTGGACTCTGCGGTGCCATCCACTCGGGTGTGGCCAAGGCCATCAAGAGCCAGATCGCCACCCTCACGGGCGCCGGCAAGGAGGTCATGGTGATCAACGTGGGAGACAAGCTGAGAGGCATCCTGCATAG GACTCACGGAAAGCACATCATTATGAACTGCAAGGAAGTCGGCCGCAAGCCGCCGAGCTTCGGCGACGCCTCCATCGTCGCCGCCGAGCTGCTCAACTCTGGATACGAGTTTGACCAAGGCACCGTCATCTTCAACAGATTCAG GTCCGTGATCTCCTACAAGGCGGACAGGAAGCCTTTGTACTCCACGGACGCCGTTGCTAATGCAG AAAGCATGAGCGTCTACGACGACATCGACGCTGACGTGCTGAAGAGCTACCAGGAGTTCGCTCTGGTCAACATTATCTACCTGGCCCTGAGGGAGTCGTCCACCAGCGAGCAGAGCGCCAGGATGACCGCCATGGACAGCGCCAGCAAGAACGCCT ctGAGATGATCGACAAGCTGACCCTCACCTTCAACCGGACCAGACAGGCCGTCATCACCAAGGAGCTGATTGAGATCATCTCCGGAGCGGCTGCTCTGTAA
- the kin gene encoding DNA/RNA-binding protein KIN17, which translates to MGKADFLSPKAIANRIKSKGLQKLRWYCQMCQKQCRDENGFKCHCMSESHQRQLLLASENPHRFMDNFSNDFRKEFVELLRRRFGTKRVHNNIVYNEYISDREHIHMNSTKWETLTEFTKWLGREGHCKVDETPKGWYIQYIDRDPETIRRQEEQARKKKHDLDDEERSAKFIEDQVRRGRGGKEPDESPVYTEMKRESEEEKVAFNLGASSCTAGPSKASSALGPSALKAAAAASTKRKEPPPGSDPRADKKKKSALEEIMEMEENKRRKQQQSVRTDHWLQPSIVVKVVTKRLGEKYHKKKAVVMEVRDKYEAVVKLIGSGDKLKLDQNHVETVIPAPGKRVRILNGPHRDTEALLEGIDEKNFSATLTLDSGRQKGKRVDVAYEDFSKLA; encoded by the exons ATGGGGAAAGCAGATTTTCTCTCCCCAAAAGCCATAGCCAACCGGATTAAATCCAAAGGTCTCCAGAAGTTGAGATGGTATTGTCAGATGTGTCAGAAGCAGTGCAGAGATGAG AACGGTTTCAAATGTCACTGCATGTCAGAGTCCCACCAgagacagctgctgctggcctcagaaaacccacacaggttCATGGACAATTTCTCCAA TGATTTTAGAAAAGAGTTCGTGGAGCTGCTCAGAAGACGCTTCG GAACCAAACGAGTGCACAACAACATCGTCTACAACGAGTACATCAGCGACAGAGAGCACATCCACATGAACTCCACAAAGTGGGAGACGCTGACCGAATTCACCAAGTGGCTGGGCCGAGAAG GTCATTGTAAGGTCGATGAGACCCCTAAAGGCTGGTACATCCAGTACATCGACCGCGACCCGGAGACGATCCGCCGGCAAGAAGAGCAGGCGAGAAAGAAGAAGCACGACCTCGACGACGAAGAGCGGAGCGCCAAGTTCATCGAGGACCAGGTCCGCAGGGGCCGCGGCGGCAAGGAGCCGGAC GAAAGTCCAGTTTACACCGAGATGAAACGTGAGAGCGAAGAAGAGAAAG TGGCTTTCAACCTCGGCGCCTCTTCTTGCACCGCCGGCCCCTCCAAAGCGAG TTCGGCTCTGGGCCCCAGCGCcctcaaagcagcagcagccgcttcCACCAAGaggaaggagcccccccccggtTCAGACCCCCGCgcagacaagaagaagaaatcggCTCTGGAGGAGATCATGGAG atggaGGAGAACAAgcggaggaagcagcagcagtccgTCCGAACGGATCACTGGCTGCAGCCCAGCATCGTGGTTAAAGTCGTCACCAAGAGGCTGGGAGAGAAGTACCACAAGAAGAAGGCTGTCGTCATG gaggTGCGAGACAAGTACGAGGCGGTGGTGAAGCTCATCGGCTCCGGGGACAAACTGAAGTTGGACCAGAACCACGTGGAGACGGTCATACCTGCTCCAG GAAAACGGGTTCGGATCCTAAACGGCCCCCACAGAGACACGGAGGCTCTGCTGGAGGGAATAGACGAGAAGAACTTCAGCGCCACGCTGACGCTGGATTCT GGTCGGCAGAAAGGGAAGCGAGTCGACGTCGCCTATGAGGATTTCTCCAAACTGGCTTGA